CGACGAGCGAGAGGACGGCGGCGATGCGGGCGCGCAGCTCCCGGCTCCTGGACGGCCGCGACCGGGCGGCGGCGCGGGCGATGCTGAAGGCCATCGGCTTCGGCGACGAGGAGCTGCGCCGGCCGGTGGTGGGGGTGGCCAACACCTGGATCGAGACCATGCCCTGCAACTTCCACCTCCGCCGCCTGGCGGAGCACGTCAAGCGGGGCATCCGGGCGGCGGGCGGCACGCCCATGGAGTTCAACACGGTGGCCATCAGCGACGGCGTCACCATGGGCACCGAGGGCATGAAGACCTCGCTGGTCAGCCGCGAGGTGATCGCCGACTCCATCGAGCTGGTGGCGCTGGGCCACATGTTCGACGCCCTGGTGGTCCTGGTGGGCTGCGACAAGACCATCCCGGGCGGGGCCATGGCGCTGATCCGCGCCGACGTGCCGGGCCTCGTGCTCTACGGGGGCTCTATCGCGCCGGGGCGCTTCCGCGGCCGCGACGTCACCGTGCAGGACGTCTTCGAGGCCATCGGCGCGCACGCGGCGGGCCGGATCACGGACGAGGACCTGAAGGAGCTGGAGGACGCGGCCTGCCCGGGCCCCGGCGCCTGCGGCGGGCAGTACACGGCCAACACCATGGCCATGGCGCTGGAGTTCCTGGGGCTCTCCCCCTTCGGCTCGGCCGGCGTGGCCGCGGCCGACCCCTTCAAGGACCGCGTGGCGGAGGAAGTGGGGCGCCAGGTGATGGAGGTGCTGGCGCGCGGCATCCGGCCGCGCGACGTGCTGACGCGCGGCTCCTTCCTCAACGCCGTCGCCGCGGTGGCGGCCACGGGCGGCTCGACCAACGCCGTCCTCCACCTGCTGGCGCTGGCCCACGAGGCCGGGGTGGAGCTCTCCATCGACGACTTCGACGCCGTCAGCCGGAAGACACCCATCGTGGCCAGCCTGCGGCCCGGCGGCGAGTTCACCGCCGTCGACCTGGCGCGGGCGGGCGGCACCTCGCTCCTGGCCAAGGAGCTGATCGAGGCGGGGCTGGTGGACGGCGCCCAGCGCTCCATGACCGGCGCCACGCTGGCGGAGCAGGTGGCGGGGGCCGAGCCGGCGCCGGGCCAGCGGGTGCTGCGGCCGGTCCACGACCCCTTCAGCTCCAGCGGCGGCCTCGCCATCCTGCACGGCAACCTGGCGCCGGAGGGGGCGGTGGTCAAGATCGCCGGCCACGAGCGGCCCTACCACCGCGGTCCCGCACGGGTCTTCGACTCCGAGGAGGAAGCGATGCAGGCGGTCACCGGCGGCGCCCTCCGTCCCGGCGACGTGGTGGTCATCCGCTACGAGGGGCCGGCGGGAGGCCCGGGGATGCGCGAGATGCTGGGCGTGACCGCGGCCATCGTCGGCGCCGGCCTGGGCGAGAGCGTGGCGCTGGTCACCGACGGCCGCTTCTCGGGGGCCACCCACGGCCTGATGGTGGGCCACGTGGCACCGGAGGCGGCGCGCGGCGGCCCCCTGGCGCTCTTGCGCGAGGGCGACACGGTGGTCATCGACGTGGAGGCCCGGCGCCTGGACGTGGAGTTGGACGAGGCCGAGCTGGCCGCGCGTCGCCAGAGCTGGAACCCGCCCGCGCCGCGCTACACCTCCGGCGTCATGGCCAAGTACGCCGCGCTGGTGGGCTCCGCCGCCCAGGGCGCGGTCACCCGCCTGCCCGGCGGGCCGGGCGCTGCGGGCCGGCCGGCGGCGCGCTGAGCTTCCGCCGGGGAGGGCGGCGGAGACCGCATCCGGGAGCGGGCCGGCCCGGCGGCAGGCGGCCGGCCGCACGGCGCGCGGCTCCGGCTTCGGAGCGGCGCCCGGGTGCGGGCTCTTGCGGCTGGGAGGGCCGCGGCGTAGCCTGATAGGGAAATCGCGATAAGGTGATGGGATTGCGGACGCCCTCCTCGACCGTGGCCTTGGTCTTCCGCGCTCTCGGCGACGATACCCGCCTCCAGATCCTCTCCCTCCTGCGCGAGCGTTAACTCTGCGTCTGCGAGTTCGTCGAGCTCTTCGGCATCAGCCAGCCCGCCGTCAGCGAACACTTGCGCCGCCTCCGGGAGGCCGGCCTGGTGACCGCCGAGCGGCGCGGCGTCTGGGTCTTCTACGCCCTGCGCCGGCCGCTGCCCGCCTACGTCGACGAGGCGCTGCGCGCGGTGCGGCTTCCTGCGGAGCTGCAGGCCCGCTTCGCGGCCATGAGAGCCGTGGGCTCCTGCCGTCCGGAGCGCGGGGGGGGCGCGGCGGGGAGGGCCGGCATCCGGCAGGCCGGTCTGGGTCGCCTCGCCGCCCGGGAGCCCCGGGCGGACGGACGGGCATGAGCCGCCCGGAAAGGACTCCCCTCTTCAGCGCGGAGCCGTCTCACCCCGCGGCCCGGTGCCCCCTGCTCCCCGGCGCCTGCCGGCGGCTGCTCACGTGCCGGCCCCCCGCGCCGTGGCGGGCCTGCGCGCAGACGGCCCGGGCCGCCGGGCGGGAGGAGCCTCCGCTCCCCGCCGGCGGGCGCACAGGGGAGGGCTCCGCTCTCCCGGTGCCCCGGCTGTCCGAAGCGATCCCCCTCTGCCCGGCGAGCGGTTCCACCCGAAGCTTCCGAACCTCACGACGGAAGACGCGATCCTGGGGGGTGCCCTTTCCAAGATGCAGAGTCTCCTGGCCGTGGCCCTCTTCGTCGTCGTCCTCGTCCTCGTCATCTGGCAGCCCCGAGGCCTCTCCATCGGCTGGCCGGCGGCGGTCGGCGGCGCCCTGGCCGTGCTGCTGGGCATCGTGACCCCGGCCGAGGTGGGCCAGGTCGTCGGCATCGTCTGGGACGCCACGCTGGCCTTCGTCGCCGTCATCCTGATCTCGCTGGTGCTGGACGCTGTCGGCTTCTTCGAGTGGGCCGCCCTGCACATGGTCCGCCGCGCCGGCGGCAGCGGCGCCCGCCTCTTCGTCTACAGCATCATCCTCGGCGCCCTCGTGGCGGCCCTCTTCGCCAATGACGGCGCGGCGCTCATCCTGACGCCCATCGTCTACGAGCAGGTGAAGGCCCTCCGCCTCTCCTCCGCGGCCATCCTGGCTTTCGTCATGGCAGGCGGCTTCGTCGCCGACAGCACCTCCCTGCCGCTCGTCGTCAGCAACCTCGTCAACATCGTTTCGGCCGACTTTTTCCACATCGGGTTCGTCGGCTACTCCGCGCGCATGCTCCCCGTCGACCTGGCGGCGCTGGCGGCGAGCCTGCTGGCGCTCTACCTGTACTTCCGCCGCGACCTGCCAGAGCGCCTGGAGACGGCGGGGTTGAAGACGCCGGAGGAAGCCATCCGCGACCGGCGCCTCTTCCGCTTCTCCTGGCTGGTGCTCGCGCTTCTCCTGGCCGGCTATCTGGCCAGCCAGGCCCTGCACATCCCGGTCTCGGTGGTGGCCGGCGCGGCCGCGCTCCTCCTCCTCCTCGTCCTGGCCGCACGCAGCCCTGCCGTCGACGTGCGCCGTCTCGTCCTCGAGGCGCCCTGGAAGATCGTGGTCTTCTCCATCGGCATGTACGTGGTCGTCTTTGGCCTGCGGAACGCCGGGCTCATCGCCATTCTCGCCCGCTCGCTGGCCTGGGCGGCCCGCCACGGCCTGGCGGTGGCCGTCTTCTACACGGGCTATCTGGCCGCCGGGCTCTCTTCGGTCATGAACAACATGCCGACGGTGATGGTGGACGCGCTCGCCATCCACGCCAGTGGCCTCCACGGGGTGGCCCGCCTGGGCGCGGCCCTGGCCAACGTGGTCGGCAGCGACCTGGGCCCGAAGATCACGCCCATCGGCTCCCTGGCCACCCTTCTCTGGCTGCACGTGCTCGAGCGCCGGGGCGTGAAGATCGGCTGGGGGTACTACTTTCGGGTCGGCGTCACGCTGACGCTCCCCGTCCTCGCGGTCACCCTGGCCGCGTTGCTGGCCGTCCTCGCCCTCCAGGGCTGAGCCTGCCCGGGCGGGGGAACCGCGCAGGCGCCGGCTCGGGAGCGGCGCGAGCGGCGGCCCGAGCTCTACACCGGGCGCGCGCGGCGCCGACATGGGAAGGGGGGCGCCGCGCCGGCGAAGAAGCCGGTGCGGACCGGCGGTCGCGGCGCCCGCGACGACGGGCGCGGGCCGGCGGCGGAGGCGACGACGAGGTGGTGACGGGGATGGAGGCAGCCGAGCCGATCCGTCCCGTGGAGTGGACCGAAGAAGGGCTGGTCATCGTCGACCAGACGCTCCTTCCCGGCGAGCTGCGCAGGCGCTGGCTGCGCAGCGTGGAGGAGGTGTACGCGGCCATCCGCCGGCTCGAGGTGCGGGGAGCGCCGGCCATCGGCATCGCCGCCGCCTTCGGCGTGGTGCTAGGCGTCGACGAGGCCGCGCGCGGGGGGCGGGCCGGCACGGGAGGCGGCGCGGCGGGCGGGCCCGAGCGGGAGCGCTTCCTGCGCGCCGTGGAGGCGGCGGCCGACCGGCTGGCCAAGGCGCGCCCGACGGCCGTCAACCTCTTCTGGGCGCTGGGGCGCATGCGGCGCCGCGCGCATCGGGCCGTGCTGGGGGGCGACGACCGCCGCGACGGCCGCGGAGGCTGGGCCGCCTGGCGGCAGGCGCTGCTGGAGGAGGCGCTGGCCATCCTGGAAGAGGACCGGGCGCTCTGCCTTGCCATCGGCGAGCACGGGGCCGGGCTCCTGGAGGAGCTGGGGGCCGACGCCGTCCTGACGCACTGCAACGCCGGCAGCCTGGCCACGGCCCAGTACGGCACGGCGCTGGCGCCCGTCTACGTGCTGGCCGCCCGCGGCCGCCGGCTGCGGGTCTACGTCGACGAGAGCCGGCCGCTTCTCCAGGGCGCGCGGCTGACGGCCTGGGAGCTGGAGCGCGCCGGCCTGCCGGTCACGCTGATCGCCGACTCGGCGGCGGCCACGGTGCTGGCGCGGGGCTGGGTGCAGGCGGTGCTGGTGGGCGCCGACCGGGTGGCCGCCAACGGCGACGTAGCCAACAAGGTGGGCACCTACCCGCTGGCCGTGCTGGCCCGTCGCCACGGGGTGCCTTTCTTCGTCGCCCTGCCCTCGTCCACCGTCGACCTGGAGACGGAGACGGGCGAGGGCATCCCCATCGAGGAGCGGGGGCCCGAGGAGGTGCGCACCTGCGCCGGCCAGCCGGTGGCGCCCGCCGGGGTGGAGGTCTTCAACCCGGCCTTCGACGTCACGCCCCACGAGCTGGTGACCGCCTTCATCACCGAGCGGGGCGTCATCCGCCCGCCCTTCGCGGAGGGGCTGCGCGGCCTGGCCGGCGGGGCGGCGGCCGGCCGGCTTCACCCCTCCTGAGGGGGCGCCGTCCAGAGCGCGGGCTCCTCGGCCAGGACCTCCCGCTCCAGCTCCCACATGCGCCGGTAGAGGCCGCCCCGGGCGAGGAGCGCGCCGTGCGGGCCGCGCTCCACCACGCGCCCGTGGTGGAGGACGAGGATCTCGTCCATGGCCTCCAGCCCCGCCAGGCGATGGCTGACCAGGAGGAGGCTCTGCCCCTCCAGGGCGGCCAGCAGCCCCTTCAGCAGGCGGCGTTCGGTGAGCGCGTCGAGTCCGGCCGTCGGCTCGTCCAGGAGGAGGATGGGGGCCGGGCGGAGGAGCACCCGCGCCAGGGCCAGCCGCCGGCGCTCGCCGCCGGAGAGGCGGAGGCCGGCCTCGCCCACCGGGGTGGCCAGCCCGTCCGGCAGGCGGTCGAGCCAGTCGCCCAGCCCGGCCAGGCGGAGCGCGGCGCGCATCTCGGCCTCGCCGGCGGCCGGGTCGCCCAGGCGCAGGTTCTCCGCCAGACTGGCGTGGAAGAGGTGGCTCTCCTGGGCGAGGACGCTGTAGAAGGTGCGCAGCTCGCCCGGGTCCAGCGTGCGGATCTCCCGGCCGTCCAGGAGGATGCTCCCCGCCTCCGGTTCACGGAAGCGGACCAGGAGATCGAGGAGCGTGCTCTTGCCCGAGCCGCTGGCACCCACCAGCGCCAGTCGCGCCCCCGGCTCGAGCACCAGGTCGATCCCGTCCAGGGCGGGGCGTACGGTGCCGGGGTAGGTGTAGCGAAGGCCGCGCACCTCCAGCCGCACCGGCGGCCGGGCCTGCGGCCGCCGGCCGCCGGCGGCGGACGGCGAGGCCGGCGGCACCGGCGGCGGCACCCGCTCCAGCTCCTCGAGTCGCTCCGTCGCCTCCACGCTCTCGCCCAGGCCGGCCAGGGCCGCGGGGAGCGGGGCCACCGCCTCGAAGGCGGCCAGGGCGGCCAGCGCCGCGGCCACCGCCTCGGGGGCGGGGAGGCGGCCCTGACGGACCAGCGGCACGGCCAGGAGGAGGACGGCCAGCAGCGCGAGGTTCTGGAAGAGGCCCAGGAGCGCGCCGGTGGCCGCCTCCGCCCGCCGCACCCGCCGCTGGAGCGCGAGCAGGCGGTCGCCGGCCGCGTCCAGACGGCGGCTCCAGGAGGCTTCCTGGGAGAAGGCGAGCAGCTCGGCCATGCCGCGGACGGTGTCGACGGCCAGGTTGGCCAGGCGGCCGCGGGCGGCGGGCAGGGCGGCGGCGGCGCGGCCGGCCGCCCGCTGGGCGAGGAGCGGCAGGCCTGCGCCGGCCAGGAGATAGGCCAGCGTGAAGGCCGCGGCCAGGGCGAGGCCGCGCGGGGCCAGGACGGCCCAGCCCAGGAGCAGGGTGAGGAGCGCCACCCCCGGCGGGTAGAGGCCGCGCAGGAAGAGGTTCTCGAGTGTCTCCACGTCCCGGACCAGGCGGCTGAGCAGGTCACCCTGCCGCCGGCCCGCCAGGCCGGCCGGCGAGAGCGGCTCCACGGCGCGGTAGAAGGCGACGCGCAGGCGGGCGAGCAGGCGGAAGGTGGCGTCGTGCGTCACCAGCCGCTCCAGGTAGCGGAAGGCGCCGCGCGCGATACCGAAGAAACGGACGCCGACGATGGGCACCCAGAGGAGCAGGATGGTGGAGGGACGGAGCGCCGCGGCGGCGATCAGGTAGCCGGAGAGCGCCAGGAGGCCGAGGCTCGAGCCGACGGTCAGGAGACCCAGCAGGAGGCCGAGCCCCATGCGCGCCCGGAGCGGCGCGAGCCAGGCGAGCCAGCGTCGCCACGCGCGCCTCACGGCCGGCCCTCCCCGGCGGCGGCCGCGGCCGCGGGCCCGGCGTAGGCGCGCGCCAGGCGCGCGTAGAGGCCGCCGCGAGCCAGCAGCTGCTCGTGCGAGCCCTCTTCCGCCAGCCGGCCGTCCTCCAGGACGAGGATCCGGTCGACCCGCCGGACGGTGGTCAGCCGGTGGGCCACCACCAGGGCGCCGCGGCGGGCCAGCAGGCGGGCCAGCGCCTCCGCCACGGCCGCCTCGCTCTCCGGGTCAAGGTGGGCGGTGGGTTCGTCCATCACCAGCCAGGGCGCGTCGCGCAGCCAGGCGCGCGCGATGGCCAGCCGCTGCCGCTCGCCTCCGGAGAGGCCGGCCCCGTC
This portion of the Bacillota bacterium genome encodes:
- the mtnA gene encoding S-methyl-5-thioribose-1-phosphate isomerase, with translation MEAAEPIRPVEWTEEGLVIVDQTLLPGELRRRWLRSVEEVYAAIRRLEVRGAPAIGIAAAFGVVLGVDEAARGGRAGTGGGAAGGPERERFLRAVEAAADRLAKARPTAVNLFWALGRMRRRAHRAVLGGDDRRDGRGGWAAWRQALLEEALAILEEDRALCLAIGEHGAGLLEELGADAVLTHCNAGSLATAQYGTALAPVYVLAARGRRLRVYVDESRPLLQGARLTAWELERAGLPVTLIADSAAATVLARGWVQAVLVGADRVAANGDVANKVGTYPLAVLARRHGVPFFVALPSSTVDLETETGEGIPIEERGPEEVRTCAGQPVAPAGVEVFNPAFDVTPHELVTAFITERGVIRPPFAEGLRGLAGGAAAGRLHPS
- the ilvD gene encoding dihydroxy-acid dehydratase, whose product is MATSERTAAMRARSSRLLDGRDRAAARAMLKAIGFGDEELRRPVVGVANTWIETMPCNFHLRRLAEHVKRGIRAAGGTPMEFNTVAISDGVTMGTEGMKTSLVSREVIADSIELVALGHMFDALVVLVGCDKTIPGGAMALIRADVPGLVLYGGSIAPGRFRGRDVTVQDVFEAIGAHAAGRITDEDLKELEDAACPGPGACGGQYTANTMAMALEFLGLSPFGSAGVAAADPFKDRVAEEVGRQVMEVLARGIRPRDVLTRGSFLNAVAAVAATGGSTNAVLHLLALAHEAGVELSIDDFDAVSRKTPIVASLRPGGEFTAVDLARAGGTSLLAKELIEAGLVDGAQRSMTGATLAEQVAGAEPAPGQRVLRPVHDPFSSSGGLAILHGNLAPEGAVVKIAGHERPYHRGPARVFDSEEEAMQAVTGGALRPGDVVVIRYEGPAGGPGMREMLGVTAAIVGAGLGESVALVTDGRFSGATHGLMVGHVAPEAARGGPLALLREGDTVVIDVEARRLDVELDEAELAARRQSWNPPAPRYTSGVMAKYAALVGSAAQGAVTRLPGGPGAAGRPAAR
- the cydC gene encoding thiol reductant ABC exporter subunit CydC; this translates as MRRAWRRWLAWLAPLRARMGLGLLLGLLTVGSSLGLLALSGYLIAAAALRPSTILLLWVPIVGVRFFGIARGAFRYLERLVTHDATFRLLARLRVAFYRAVEPLSPAGLAGRRQGDLLSRLVRDVETLENLFLRGLYPPGVALLTLLLGWAVLAPRGLALAAAFTLAYLLAGAGLPLLAQRAAGRAAAALPAARGRLANLAVDTVRGMAELLAFSQEASWSRRLDAAGDRLLALQRRVRRAEAATGALLGLFQNLALLAVLLLAVPLVRQGRLPAPEAVAAALAALAAFEAVAPLPAALAGLGESVEATERLEELERVPPPVPPASPSAAGGRRPQARPPVRLEVRGLRYTYPGTVRPALDGIDLVLEPGARLALVGASGSGKSTLLDLLVRFREPEAGSILLDGREIRTLDPGELRTFYSVLAQESHLFHASLAENLRLGDPAAGEAEMRAALRLAGLGDWLDRLPDGLATPVGEAGLRLSGGERRRLALARVLLRPAPILLLDEPTAGLDALTERRLLKGLLAALEGQSLLLVSHRLAGLEAMDEILVLHHGRVVERGPHGALLARGGLYRRMWELEREVLAEEPALWTAPPQEG
- a CDS encoding arsenic transporter, giving the protein MQSLLAVALFVVVLVLVIWQPRGLSIGWPAAVGGALAVLLGIVTPAEVGQVVGIVWDATLAFVAVILISLVLDAVGFFEWAALHMVRRAGGSGARLFVYSIILGALVAALFANDGAALILTPIVYEQVKALRLSSAAILAFVMAGGFVADSTSLPLVVSNLVNIVSADFFHIGFVGYSARMLPVDLAALAASLLALYLYFRRDLPERLETAGLKTPEEAIRDRRLFRFSWLVLALLLAGYLASQALHIPVSVVAGAAALLLLLVLAARSPAVDVRRLVLEAPWKIVVFSIGMYVVVFGLRNAGLIAILARSLAWAARHGLAVAVFYTGYLAAGLSSVMNNMPTVMVDALAIHASGLHGVARLGAALANVVGSDLGPKITPIGSLATLLWLHVLERRGVKIGWGYYFRVGVTLTLPVLAVTLAALLAVLALQG